One Bacteroidota bacterium DNA segment encodes these proteins:
- a CDS encoding DNA primase yields MIPKQTVEDILAAAQIDEVVGDFVTLKKRGSNLMGLCPFHGEKTPSFVVSPNKGIYKCFGCGKAGNSVGFIMDHEKMEYADALRYLARKYNIEVVEEKNQTPEAVAAASERESLFIALEYAAQQFQHNLWEEEEGKTVGKTYFYERGFRDETIKKFGLGYTKKEWGSFTDNAVKIGYSLDVLQKAGLSKVNDQGRAFDMFRERVMFPFHNLSGRVVAFGGRQLVKDDKSPKYLNSPETDVYKKSEILYGIYFAKNSIRQHDKCYLVEGYTDVITLSQAGIENVAASSGTSLTDGQVKQIYRFTKNVSIIYDGDPAGIKAALRGIDIILAGGLNVKVVLLPEGEDPDTYCQKLGGAAFQKYLDENEKDFILYKSELLIGEAKNDPIKKSAAIRDIVESISKITDSITRSTFINECARVFEVGPELLMAEVNKIRRKTDVKDPEERKLLDELEHINAEPFWEEETQPAISIGLEQEKGVARVLMQYGHLPYRDTVFTVADYLLQQIEADGFEFEHPLYKRVLQMVKTTIENMEPLGENFFLHSEDLEIVAQAADFLTEKYKISPHWEEKFEIYITEIKDNYANDADSVMLHLKLKKLDVMMQQNLEEMRRLEETPVTVQASFNEGANVPVYVDEDGNIIEMPVDTMNQEEIPVFIDEDGNVIDLPPVAEDVFDNEGTQAVETEDVAQKLDVLLQKHMMFLNYRKQITDLLGATIIK; encoded by the coding sequence ATGATCCCTAAGCAAACAGTTGAAGACATATTGGCCGCCGCCCAGATAGATGAGGTGGTAGGCGATTTTGTCACGCTGAAAAAGCGGGGGTCAAACCTTATGGGATTATGCCCGTTTCACGGTGAAAAGACCCCTTCGTTTGTGGTGTCGCCCAATAAAGGCATTTACAAATGCTTCGGGTGCGGAAAGGCAGGAAACTCTGTGGGCTTTATTATGGACCACGAGAAAATGGAGTACGCCGATGCTTTGCGTTACTTAGCCCGCAAGTACAATATTGAGGTTGTTGAAGAAAAGAACCAAACTCCCGAAGCGGTGGCCGCTGCCAGCGAACGCGAAAGTTTGTTTATCGCCCTTGAGTATGCCGCACAACAGTTTCAACACAATTTGTGGGAGGAAGAAGAGGGCAAAACAGTTGGCAAAACCTACTTTTACGAACGAGGTTTTAGGGATGAAACCATAAAAAAATTCGGGCTGGGGTACACTAAGAAGGAGTGGGGTAGTTTTACAGATAATGCTGTAAAAATTGGCTACAGCCTTGATGTGCTGCAAAAAGCAGGATTGAGCAAAGTAAACGACCAGGGCCGCGCCTTTGATATGTTCCGAGAACGGGTAATGTTCCCCTTTCATAACCTTAGCGGCAGGGTAGTGGCTTTTGGCGGACGCCAGTTGGTAAAAGATGATAAAAGCCCTAAATACCTGAACAGTCCCGAAACGGATGTTTACAAAAAGTCAGAGATTTTATACGGCATTTACTTCGCCAAAAACAGCATCCGTCAGCACGATAAATGTTATCTGGTAGAAGGCTATACCGATGTTATCACACTTAGTCAGGCAGGAATTGAAAACGTAGCAGCCTCATCAGGCACCTCACTTACTGATGGGCAGGTAAAGCAAATCTATCGGTTCACAAAAAACGTAAGTATTATATACGATGGCGACCCTGCGGGTATAAAAGCTGCTTTGCGCGGTATCGACATAATTTTGGCAGGCGGGCTGAATGTGAAGGTGGTTCTGCTGCCCGAAGGCGAAGACCCTGATACATATTGCCAGAAATTGGGCGGTGCGGCCTTCCAGAAATACCTCGACGAAAACGAAAAGGATTTTATCCTGTATAAATCGGAGTTGCTGATAGGTGAAGCTAAAAACGACCCGATAAAGAAATCGGCGGCCATACGTGATATAGTAGAGAGCATCAGCAAAATAACCGACAGCATAACCCGCAGCACTTTTATTAACGAGTGTGCAAGGGTGTTTGAAGTAGGGCCTGAGTTGCTGATGGCGGAGGTGAACAAAATACGCCGTAAAACGGATGTAAAAGACCCCGAAGAACGCAAGCTGCTGGATGAACTGGAACACATAAACGCCGAACCATTTTGGGAAGAAGAAACCCAACCTGCCATAAGTATTGGTTTAGAACAGGAGAAGGGTGTGGCAAGGGTGTTGATGCAATACGGTCATTTACCCTACCGCGATACAGTGTTTACCGTTGCTGATTATTTATTGCAACAGATAGAGGCCGATGGATTTGAGTTTGAGCATCCCCTTTATAAGCGGGTGTTGCAAATGGTGAAAACTACCATTGAAAATATGGAGCCTTTGGGTGAGAACTTTTTTTTACACAGTGAGGATTTGGAGATTGTGGCACAGGCGGCTGATTTTTTGACCGAGAAGTACAAAATCAGTCCTCATTGGGAAGAGAAGTTTGAAATTTATATTACCGAGATAAAAGACAATTACGCAAACGATGCGGATAGTGTGATGCTGCACCTGAAACTAAAGAAACTGGATGTGATGATGCAGCAAAACCTTGAAGAAATGCGCAGGCTAGAGGAAACGCCTGTTACTGTTCAGGCATCTTTTAATGAGGGGGCAAACGTGCCGGTGTATGTGGACGAGGACGGAAATATTATTGAAATGCCTGTGGACACAATGAACCAAGAAGAGATTCCGGTGTTTATAGATGAAGACGGAAATGTGATTGATTTGCCGCCGGTTGCGGAGGATGTTTTTGATAATGAAGGCACACAAGCTGTTGAAACAGAAGATGTGGCCCAAAAATTGGATGTATTATTGCAAAAACACATGATGTTTTTAAATTACCGCAAACAAATCACTGATTTGCTTGGGGCAACAATTATAAAATAG
- a CDS encoding flotillin family protein produces MPELIFVVVIAAVLFVTFAALLSRYKRCPSDKILVIYGKTGKQSTARCVHGGAAFIWPVIQSYAFLDLKPISIEANLTNALSKQNIRVDVPCRFTIAITTDPDSMNNAAERLLGLSNDQIHELAKDMLFGQLRLVIATMDIEEINSDRDKFLANVSTNVDTELRKIGLKLINVNVTDIRDESGYIEALGKEAAAKAINEAKKSVAEQDRFGEIGKAVAERDKDVSIAETQRDRDASIANTVKDREVLIAIAKRDEAIGKAEAERETRIKTAEANSIAVEGENTAKITIANSDSLRREREAEANKKAVSAEKVQTAKALEESYHAEKLAEEARAQREKATQEANIIIPAQIEKEKAIIDAEAEAEQLRRRAKGEADAIFAKMDAEARGMYEILTKQAEGYQRIVAAAGGDPAKAVTFLIADKLPELVRTQVEAVKNIKIDKITVWENGSNADGTTSTSNFISGMMKAVPPLNDLFNMAGMNLPNYLKGDDKKADAPTNTTTPTNDNDKPAL; encoded by the coding sequence ATGCCCGAATTAATTTTTGTAGTTGTAATTGCTGCCGTTCTGTTTGTAACATTTGCAGCCCTTTTATCGCGTTACAAACGTTGTCCGTCAGACAAAATTTTGGTTATTTACGGTAAAACCGGAAAACAGTCTACCGCACGTTGTGTGCATGGTGGTGCCGCCTTTATCTGGCCGGTTATCCAAAGCTATGCCTTTTTGGATTTGAAGCCCATTTCTATCGAAGCTAACCTTACTAATGCACTTAGTAAGCAAAACATCCGTGTAGATGTTCCCTGCCGTTTTACCATTGCAATTACCACCGACCCTGACAGCATGAACAACGCTGCCGAACGTCTTTTGGGTCTTAGCAACGACCAAATACACGAGTTGGCTAAGGATATGCTGTTTGGCCAATTACGTTTGGTGATTGCAACCATGGATATTGAAGAGATTAACAGCGACCGTGATAAGTTTTTGGCCAACGTTTCAACCAACGTAGATACAGAATTGCGCAAAATAGGCTTGAAACTGATAAACGTAAACGTAACGGATATAAGAGACGAATCGGGCTATATTGAGGCCTTGGGTAAGGAAGCTGCTGCAAAAGCCATTAACGAGGCTAAAAAGAGCGTTGCTGAGCAAGACCGCTTTGGTGAGATTGGTAAGGCGGTAGCCGAACGTGATAAAGACGTAAGTATTGCCGAAACCCAACGCGACAGGGATGCCAGTATTGCCAATACGGTAAAAGACCGTGAGGTATTGATTGCGATTGCAAAACGCGACGAGGCCATCGGTAAGGCAGAAGCAGAACGCGAAACCCGTATAAAAACCGCTGAAGCGAACTCAATTGCGGTGGAAGGTGAAAACACGGCAAAAATCACCATTGCCAATTCTGATTCGTTGCGTCGTGAACGCGAAGCAGAGGCTAACAAAAAGGCGGTATCGGCTGAAAAGGTGCAAACTGCAAAAGCATTGGAAGAATCGTACCATGCTGAAAAACTTGCGGAAGAAGCCCGTGCACAGCGCGAAAAGGCAACCCAAGAAGCTAACATTATTATCCCTGCACAAATAGAAAAAGAAAAGGCGATTATCGACGCTGAAGCCGAAGCAGAGCAACTGCGCCGCAGGGCAAAAGGTGAGGCAGATGCAATATTTGCTAAAATGGACGCTGAGGCCCGCGGTATGTACGAAATACTTACCAAGCAGGCCGAAGGTTACCAACGCATTGTAGCGGCTGCCGGCGGCGACCCTGCTAAAGCGGTTACCTTCTTAATTGCTGATAAACTGCCCGAATTGGTGCGCACACAGGTAGAGGCCGTTAAAAACATTAAAATTGATAAGATTACGGTTTGGGAAAACGGCAGTAATGCCGATGGCACTACCAGTACCTCTAACTTTATTTCAGGAATGATGAAGGCCGTGCCCCCATTAAACGATTTGTTTAATATGGCAGGAATGAACCTACCCAATTACCTGAAAGGGGATGATAAAAAGGCGGACGCTCCTACCAACACTACTACACCCACTAACGACAACGATAAACCTGCGTTGTAA
- a CDS encoding proline--tRNA ligase, with amino-acid sequence MDNKKVKRSEDYSLWYNNLVKNADLAEHSAVKGCMVIKPYGYAIWEKMQQDLDRRFKATGHVNAYFPLFVPKSLFEAEEKNAEGFAKECAVVTHYRLKADPDNKGKLIVDPNSKLEEELIVRPTSEAIIWNTYKGWIQSYRDLPILVNQWANVVRWEMRTRLFLRTAEFLWQEGHTAHATAQEAVAETKQMLEVYADFAENVLAVPVVKGVKTENERFAGADDTYCIEGLMQDGKALQMGTSHFLGQNFAKAFDVKFADKEGKLDYVWATSWGVSTRLMGALIMAHSDDDGLVLPPRLAPIQVVIIPIYRSEEEFALVNEKALEAKKMLEAKGLSVKYDNRDTHKPGFKFNEYELKGVPVRIAIGPKDVEKGTVEVARRDTKEKEFLSMIDLDEKIVHLLENIQNNIYQRALDFRDNNIHYANTWDEFTDILENKAGFIAAHWDGTTETEVKIKELTKATIRCIPLDNKQEEGTCILTGKPSTQRVLFAKAY; translated from the coding sequence ATGGACAATAAAAAAGTAAAACGCAGCGAGGACTACTCGCTTTGGTACAACAACCTTGTGAAAAACGCCGATTTGGCCGAGCATAGTGCAGTTAAAGGATGTATGGTGATAAAGCCGTACGGCTATGCAATATGGGAGAAGATGCAACAGGATTTGGACAGGAGGTTCAAAGCTACCGGACACGTGAATGCATATTTTCCGCTTTTTGTGCCCAAAAGTCTTTTTGAGGCCGAAGAAAAAAATGCGGAAGGCTTTGCAAAAGAATGTGCAGTTGTAACTCACTACCGACTAAAAGCTGACCCTGATAACAAAGGCAAATTGATTGTTGACCCCAACAGCAAACTGGAAGAAGAGCTGATAGTACGCCCCACCAGTGAGGCGATTATTTGGAACACCTATAAAGGCTGGATACAGAGCTACCGCGATTTGCCAATTTTGGTAAACCAATGGGCTAACGTAGTGCGTTGGGAAATGCGTACCCGTTTGTTCCTTCGCACGGCTGAGTTTTTGTGGCAAGAGGGGCACACTGCCCATGCTACCGCACAAGAAGCAGTGGCCGAAACCAAACAAATGCTGGAGGTGTATGCTGATTTTGCTGAAAACGTATTGGCCGTGCCTGTAGTAAAGGGTGTGAAAACCGAAAACGAACGTTTTGCAGGTGCCGATGATACCTACTGTATAGAAGGTTTGATGCAAGATGGGAAAGCATTGCAAATGGGTACCTCACACTTTTTAGGGCAAAACTTTGCCAAAGCATTTGATGTGAAATTTGCCGATAAAGAAGGTAAGTTGGATTATGTGTGGGCAACATCGTGGGGGGTGAGTACCCGCCTGATGGGTGCTTTGATTATGGCGCACAGCGATGACGACGGGTTGGTATTGCCACCTCGTTTGGCTCCCATACAAGTGGTAATTATACCTATTTATCGTAGCGAAGAAGAGTTTGCTTTGGTGAACGAAAAAGCCCTTGAAGCCAAAAAAATGCTGGAGGCGAAAGGATTATCAGTAAAGTATGATAACCGCGATACGCACAAGCCCGGCTTTAAATTTAACGAGTACGAATTGAAAGGTGTACCCGTGCGCATAGCCATTGGTCCTAAAGATGTGGAAAAGGGTACTGTTGAGGTGGCTCGCCGCGATACCAAAGAGAAGGAGTTTTTAAGCATGATTGATTTGGACGAGAAGATTGTGCACCTGCTTGAGAACATCCAAAACAATATATACCAGCGTGCCCTTGATTTTAGGGATAATAACATCCATTATGCAAATACTTGGGATGAGTTTACCGATATATTAGAAAACAAAGCCGGTTTTATAGCAGCACATTGGGACGGTACTACTGAAACCGAGGTGAAAATTAAAGAGCTTACTAAAGCAACCATTCGTTGTATACCTTTAGATAATAAACAAGAAGAAGGCACTTGTATATTAACAGGAAAGCCGTCTACCCAACGGGTATTATTTGCAAAAGCATATTAA
- a CDS encoding ligase-associated DNA damage response DEXH box helicase, with product MPANTQAAINWFSSLGWTPQKFQQQAWNAYLQGKSGLVNAPTGSGKTYSLLIPALLEGLANGTQPTTKGLQLIWLTPIRALAKEIELSARRAIAGLGSTWEVGIRTGDTSTKERTKQAKQMPQILITTPESLHLMFCQKGNSELFKNLKCVVADEWHELVGSKRGVQVELALSRLKKTSNQLKIWGISATIGNMDQAREILLGTDYYPQSVLVKSDIKKKVIVETVFPDEIENFPWAGHLGIKLLEKVVPIIDEGKSTLLFTNTRAQSEIWYQRLLDAAPHLSGIMALHHGSIGLELRHWVEEQLHIGNLKAVVCTSSLDLGVDFRPVETIIQIGSPKGVARFLQRAGRSGHQPGKPSKIHFVPTHSLEIIEGAALREAIKQGMMEDRIPFVRSFDVLVQYLVTLAVGEGFRAQEVYEEITTTFCYSSISSEEFEWVLRFIVSGGDSLQAYDEYHKVVIENGLFKVESRQIAMRHRLSIGTIVSDAVLRVKFLSGKNIGTIEESFISKLRPGDTFWIAGRNLELIQVKEMDVLVRKSDGKKGITPSWGGGRMPLSSQLSEMLRHKLHTASTSNEEEVKLLRPLFDMQNKLSIVPNENQFLIEKFTTNEGCHVYFYPFEGRAVHEGMAALLAFRLGHFKNFSFSIAMNDYGFELLSDQDIPIEQAVDSDIFTLDHLFADIRASINDTEMARRKFAEICKVAGLVFQGYPGKGIKERHLQSSSQLFFDVFHEHEPDNLLLKQAYEEVYDFQLEQTRMQKAMERINRQEIIIRYPSQPTPFSFPIMVDRLREKYSNEPIEERIKKMKLEFD from the coding sequence ATGCCCGCTAATACACAAGCTGCAATTAATTGGTTTTCATCGCTGGGCTGGACTCCCCAAAAGTTCCAGCAACAGGCTTGGAACGCCTATTTGCAAGGTAAAAGCGGATTGGTTAATGCCCCTACAGGCAGCGGCAAAACATACAGCCTATTGATACCCGCCCTATTAGAAGGGCTGGCCAATGGCACACAACCAACCACCAAAGGCTTGCAGCTTATTTGGCTCACCCCTATAAGGGCATTGGCGAAAGAAATTGAACTATCTGCCCGCAGGGCTATTGCCGGGCTGGGCAGCACGTGGGAGGTGGGCATCCGCACGGGCGACACTTCTACCAAAGAGCGGACTAAGCAAGCCAAACAAATGCCGCAAATACTGATTACCACACCTGAAAGTTTACACCTGATGTTTTGCCAAAAGGGGAATAGCGAGCTATTTAAAAATCTTAAGTGTGTGGTGGCCGATGAATGGCACGAGTTGGTAGGCAGTAAACGCGGAGTACAAGTTGAACTGGCACTCAGTCGTTTAAAAAAAACATCTAATCAACTGAAAATATGGGGAATATCTGCGACAATTGGCAACATGGACCAAGCCCGAGAGATTTTGCTGGGCACAGACTATTACCCCCAATCGGTGCTTGTAAAATCCGATATTAAAAAGAAGGTGATTGTTGAAACCGTTTTCCCTGATGAGATTGAAAATTTCCCTTGGGCGGGTCATTTAGGAATAAAACTGCTTGAGAAGGTAGTCCCTATTATAGATGAAGGCAAAAGCACGCTACTGTTTACCAATACCCGCGCACAAAGCGAGATTTGGTACCAGCGCTTACTGGATGCCGCTCCCCACCTTTCGGGCATTATGGCTTTGCACCACGGCAGCATTGGACTTGAGCTTCGCCACTGGGTAGAGGAGCAACTGCACATAGGCAACCTAAAAGCAGTGGTTTGCACCAGCAGTCTTGATTTGGGAGTAGATTTTCGCCCTGTGGAAACCATTATCCAAATTGGCAGCCCCAAAGGTGTTGCCCGCTTTTTGCAACGGGCAGGACGAAGCGGACACCAACCGGGAAAGCCCAGTAAAATCCACTTTGTACCCACTCACTCGCTGGAGATAATAGAAGGTGCCGCCCTGCGCGAAGCCATTAAACAAGGGATGATGGAAGATCGTATTCCCTTTGTACGCAGTTTTGATGTGTTGGTGCAATACTTGGTTACACTGGCCGTTGGCGAAGGATTCCGCGCACAAGAAGTATATGAAGAGATAACAACCACCTTTTGCTACAGCAGCATAAGTTCCGAAGAATTTGAGTGGGTGTTGAGATTTATCGTTTCAGGGGGCGATAGCCTTCAAGCGTATGATGAATACCACAAAGTAGTAATTGAAAACGGCTTGTTTAAGGTAGAAAGCAGGCAAATAGCCATGCGTCACCGCCTTTCTATCGGCACAATTGTGAGCGACGCCGTTTTACGCGTAAAATTTTTAAGCGGAAAAAACATAGGCACTATTGAAGAGTCGTTTATCAGCAAATTACGTCCCGGCGACACTTTTTGGATAGCAGGCCGCAACCTTGAATTGATACAAGTGAAGGAAATGGATGTATTGGTGCGAAAATCAGACGGAAAAAAAGGGATAACGCCCAGTTGGGGCGGGGGTAGGATGCCCCTATCATCACAGCTTTCTGAAATGTTGCGCCACAAACTGCACACCGCAAGCACCAGCAACGAGGAGGAAGTGAAACTGCTGCGTCCGTTGTTTGATATGCAAAACAAACTCTCGATTGTTCCCAACGAAAACCAGTTTTTGATTGAGAAGTTTACTACCAATGAGGGTTGCCATGTTTATTTTTACCCTTTTGAAGGCCGTGCCGTGCATGAGGGGATGGCGGCCTTGTTGGCTTTCCGTTTGGGGCATTTTAAAAACTTCAGCTTTAGCATTGCGATGAACGACTACGGGTTTGAACTCCTTAGCGACCAAGACATTCCCATTGAGCAAGCGGTGGATAGCGATATTTTTACGCTCGACCATTTGTTTGCTGATATACGCGCCAGTATAAACGATACCGAGATGGCCCGCCGTAAGTTTGCAGAGATTTGCAAAGTAGCAGGATTGGTATTTCAGGGCTATCCGGGTAAAGGAATAAAGGAACGCCATTTGCAATCATCGTCGCAATTGTTTTTTGATGTGTTCCACGAGCATGAACCCGATAATTTATTACTGAAACAAGCCTACGAGGAGGTGTACGACTTTCAGCTGGAGCAAACCCGTATGCAAAAGGCTATGGAGCGCATTAACCGACAAGAGATAATTATCCGGTATCCTTCACAACCTACACCGTTTTCATTCCCCATTATGGTTGACCGCCTGCGTGAAAAATACAGCAACGAGCCCATTGAGGAGCGTATCAAAAAGATGAAACTGGAGTTTGATTAG
- the gmd gene encoding GDP-mannose 4,6-dehydratase codes for MKTALITGITGQDGAYLAEFLLNKGYEVHGIKRRSSLFNTDRIDHLYQDPHEKNVKLKLHYGDLTDSTNLIRIIQETQPDEIYNLAAQSHVHVSFETPEYTANSDAIGTLRLLEAIRILNLTEKTRFYQASTSELYGLVQEVPQSEKTPFYPRSPYAVAKMYAYWITVNYREAYNMFATNGILFNHESPIRGETFVTRKITRAASKITLGLQEKLYVGNLDAQRDWGHAKDYVEAMYLMLQQEKAEDYVVATGVTTHVRDFIRMAFAFLGITIEFKGEGVKEVGVVSSINLDRLTALDISTGLKEGQEVIAVDPRYFRPTEVDLLIGDPTKAKTKLGWEPKYDLKALVDDMMRSDLKLMKKDKYMRDGGYKTMNYFE; via the coding sequence ATGAAAACTGCACTAATAACAGGTATTACAGGACAAGACGGGGCATACCTTGCCGAATTTTTGCTGAATAAGGGCTATGAGGTACACGGTATTAAACGCCGCAGCTCGCTGTTTAATACTGACCGTATAGACCATTTGTACCAAGACCCGCACGAAAAGAATGTGAAGCTGAAACTTCACTACGGCGACTTGACGGATAGTACCAACCTGATTAGGATTATACAGGAGACCCAGCCTGACGAAATTTATAACCTTGCTGCACAAAGCCACGTACATGTGAGCTTTGAAACGCCTGAATATACTGCCAACAGCGATGCTATTGGTACGCTAAGGTTGTTGGAGGCCATCCGTATATTGAATTTGACGGAGAAAACACGCTTTTATCAAGCGTCAACATCAGAGTTGTACGGTTTGGTGCAAGAGGTGCCCCAAAGTGAAAAAACTCCGTTTTACCCCCGCTCTCCTTATGCGGTGGCTAAAATGTATGCATACTGGATTACGGTAAACTACCGCGAAGCCTACAATATGTTTGCTACCAACGGTATTTTGTTTAACCACGAATCACCAATACGCGGGGAAACTTTTGTAACCCGTAAGATAACCCGTGCGGCTTCAAAAATTACGTTGGGCTTGCAAGAAAAGTTGTATGTGGGTAATTTGGATGCTCAGCGCGATTGGGGTCACGCGAAAGATTACGTAGAGGCGATGTACTTGATGCTACAACAAGAAAAAGCCGAGGATTATGTAGTAGCCACAGGGGTTACCACCCATGTGCGCGATTTTATCCGTATGGCGTTTGCGTTTCTTGGCATTACTATTGAATTTAAAGGTGAGGGAGTGAAGGAAGTTGGTGTGGTATCCTCAATAAACCTTGACCGCTTAACCGCGTTAGATATTAGCACAGGCTTGAAAGAAGGACAAGAAGTGATTGCGGTTGACCCTCGTTATTTCCGTCCTACCGAAGTAGACTTGCTAATAGGTGACCCTACCAAAGCCAAAACCAAATTGGGTTGGGAGCCTAAATACGACCTGAAAGCCCTTGTAGATGATATGATGCGCAGCGACTTGAAACTGATGAAAAAAGACAAGTATATGCGCGACGGCGGCTACAAGACGATGAACTATTTTGAATAG
- a CDS encoding GDP-L-fucose synthase, which yields MDKSSKIYVAGHRGMVGSAMVRKLQAEGYNNIVTRTSAELDLRNQQAVTDFFAAEKPEYVFLSAAKVGGIVANNTYRADFLYDNLMIQNNIIHQSYVNNVKKLMFFGSSCIYPKLAPQPLKEEYLLTGLLEPTNEPYAIAKISGIKMCEAYRDQYGCNYIAVMPTNLYGLNDNYHPQNSHVLPALIRKFHEAKESGASFVEIWGTGTPLREFLFADDLADACFHLMLNYNEKQFVNIGYGEDLTIKELAETVKNVIGYQGELKFDTTKPDGTPRKLMDSNKLFSTGWKPKTTLTEGIKIAYADFLSKNSNPVPTN from the coding sequence ATGGATAAGAGTTCAAAGATATATGTTGCCGGTCACCGTGGTATGGTGGGTTCGGCAATGGTTCGCAAATTACAGGCTGAAGGATATAATAACATAGTTACCCGCACCAGTGCTGAGTTGGATTTGCGTAATCAACAAGCTGTTACTGATTTTTTTGCGGCTGAAAAACCTGAGTATGTTTTTCTTTCGGCAGCAAAAGTGGGCGGTATTGTAGCCAACAATACTTACCGTGCCGATTTTTTGTACGATAACCTGATGATTCAAAACAACATCATTCACCAATCGTACGTAAACAATGTAAAAAAACTAATGTTCTTCGGGTCGTCGTGCATATATCCTAAGTTGGCACCACAACCGCTAAAAGAAGAATATTTGCTTACAGGGTTGCTGGAGCCTACCAATGAGCCGTATGCCATTGCTAAAATATCAGGCATAAAAATGTGCGAAGCCTACCGCGACCAATACGGTTGTAATTATATAGCCGTAATGCCCACCAACTTGTATGGGTTAAACGATAATTACCATCCCCAAAACTCACACGTATTGCCTGCGCTTATCCGCAAGTTTCATGAGGCTAAAGAAAGCGGAGCTTCTTTTGTTGAAATTTGGGGGACAGGTACCCCGTTGCGTGAATTTTTGTTTGCCGATGATTTAGCGGATGCTTGTTTTCATTTAATGCTGAATTACAACGAGAAACAGTTTGTAAACATTGGTTACGGCGAAGACTTGACTATAAAAGAACTGGCCGAAACCGTTAAAAATGTAATAGGCTATCAAGGCGAATTAAAATTTGATACCACCAAGCCTGACGGTACTCCACGTAAGCTGATGGACAGCAATAAACTGTTTTCAACAGGCTGGAAACCCAAAACAACTTTAACAGAGGGTATTAAGATTGCTTATGCCGATTTTCTGTCAAAAAATAGTAACCCAGTTCCAACAAATTAA
- a CDS encoding four helix bundle protein: protein MNSFKDLEVWRVAHEYVLAIYKKTASFPKTEEYRLTNQLIRASISIPANIAEGCGRKTTAELIHFLTISRGSTEECKYFLILSKDLNYINIEEFTSLNSSLDSIGKMLNGLLSRLKQKLTQTTNHQSQNTTHNG from the coding sequence ATTAACAGTTTCAAAGATTTAGAAGTTTGGCGAGTAGCGCATGAGTATGTACTCGCCATATATAAAAAGACAGCTTCTTTTCCTAAAACTGAAGAATATCGTTTGACCAACCAACTAATACGGGCATCAATCTCAATCCCAGCAAACATTGCTGAAGGATGCGGGCGTAAAACTACCGCTGAACTTATTCACTTTCTAACCATTTCAAGAGGTTCAACAGAGGAATGCAAGTATTTTTTGATACTCAGTAAGGATTTAAATTATATCAATATAGAAGAATTTACAAGCCTTAACTCAAGTTTAGATTCAATTGGAAAAATGCTGAATGGTTTATTAAGCAGGTTGAAACAAAAGTTAACCCAAACCACTAATCACCAATCACAAAACACAACTCATAATGGATAA